In candidate division WOR-3 bacterium, the following are encoded in one genomic region:
- a CDS encoding DUF4097 family beta strand repeat-containing protein: MKPKICLFVLTGILCLLACLYTSKVEDSQTFTRPASTFTSLTLDTRNGAITATANTDTLASVKVTRYAYGRNKTDATNQLNGITITDTVSAGNWSLTANFPAVTKPMGALMAADVPANTRLNILTSNGDVTVSGIAAPISVATSNGDVILTGTSGDAEISTSNAKVIVQVHSGGIDINTSNGEIDCDLSFLPATSGAELATSNGKVTLRLPPDVSAYITATTSNGTVVITGYQVHYDENTQKHIKARIGSGASPITITTSNGDIVIQNRVR; this comes from the coding sequence ATGAAACCAAAGATTTGCCTTTTTGTGTTGACAGGCATCCTTTGCCTCCTTGCCTGCCTTTACACTTCTAAGGTTGAAGACAGCCAGACCTTCACCCGCCCGGCTTCCACATTTACCAGCCTGACCCTTGACACCCGTAATGGCGCAATTACTGCCACCGCTAACACCGACACCCTCGCCAGCGTGAAGGTAACCCGCTACGCCTATGGCAGAAACAAAACCGATGCCACCAACCAGCTTAACGGCATAACGATAACCGATACGGTCAGTGCCGGCAACTGGAGTTTAACAGCAAACTTTCCCGCGGTAACAAAGCCGATGGGCGCATTGATGGCTGCGGATGTGCCGGCAAACACCCGCTTGAACATTTTAACATCAAATGGCGATGTCACGGTCTCGGGAATTGCTGCGCCCATTTCGGTTGCCACCAGTAATGGCGATGTCATTCTTACCGGCACCAGTGGCGATGCCGAAATATCAACCTCCAATGCCAAGGTCATTGTTCAGGTTCATTCTGGCGGAATTGATATCAACACCTCCAATGGTGAGATTGACTGCGACCTCTCCTTCCTACCTGCTACCAGCGGTGCTGAACTCGCCACCTCCAATGGCAAGGTTACCCTGCGCCTGCCACCAGATGTCTCTGCCTATATCACCGCCACAACCTCTAATGGTACGGTTGTCATCACCGGTTATCAGGTTCATTATGACGAAAACACCCAGAAGCATATCAAGGCAAGAATCGGCTCAGGCGCCTCACCGATAACCATCACCACCAGTAACGGTGACATTGTCATTCAGAACCGTGTCCGCTGA
- a CDS encoding thiamine-phosphate pyrophosphorylase, which produces MKRKEKSGLSAKAARVVDVNLNRLTEALKVIEDIVRFCLESEILLRRVRALRTKLSKEIVPLRGQVILLRSSERDLGKSERFDRLKRKDLEDVLLANCKRAEEAARVLEEVFKIGGGGRQKWSGIFKEVRFRLYSIEKALIVHLRSKRLDLDGGGSILLPEVRKRI; this is translated from the coding sequence GTGAAGAGAAAAGAGAAGTCCGGCTTGAGTGCAAAGGCGGCAAGGGTTGTTGATGTCAATCTTAACCGCTTGACCGAGGCGTTAAAGGTGATTGAGGACATTGTCAGGTTTTGCCTGGAGAGTGAGATACTCCTGCGCCGGGTGCGGGCTTTGAGGACAAAGTTGAGTAAGGAGATTGTGCCTTTGCGCGGGCAGGTTATTTTGCTGCGCTCGAGTGAAAGGGATTTGGGCAAATCAGAGCGGTTTGACCGGTTGAAGAGAAAAGACTTGGAGGATGTGCTTCTTGCCAACTGCAAGCGGGCAGAGGAGGCGGCAAGGGTCTTGGAGGAGGTTTTTAAGATAGGTGGCGGCGGCAGGCAGAAATGGTCGGGGATATTCAAAGAGGTTCGGTTCAGGCTTTACTCAATAGAAAAGGCGTTAATAGTGCATTTGCGGTCAAAACGGCTTGACTTGGATGGTGGTGGTTCTATACTACTGCCAGAGGTCAGAAAAAGGATTTAA
- the trxA gene encoding thioredoxin — MNEKELVLHLTDANFDNEVNNSTLPVLVDFWAPWCGPCRMLAPVLEQVAQRYAGKIVVGKVNVDENPNVTGRFGILSIPTLIFFKAGKEIERIVGAMPEPALSAKIDELLK; from the coding sequence ATGAACGAAAAGGAATTAGTCCTGCATCTTACTGATGCCAATTTTGATAACGAGGTCAACAATTCAACCCTACCGGTTCTTGTTGACTTCTGGGCACCCTGGTGCGGACCCTGCCGGATGCTCGCACCGGTTCTGGAACAGGTTGCCCAAAGGTATGCCGGCAAAATTGTGGTCGGCAAGGTAAATGTGGATGAAAATCCAAATGTTACCGGTAGGTTCGGCATCCTCAGTATTCCGACCCTGATTTTCTTTAAAGCCGGCAAGGAGATTGAGCGGATTGTTGGTGCCATGCCTGAGCCAGCACTGAGCGCAAAGATTGACGAACTGTTGAAATAA
- a CDS encoding transporter, whose translation MRWFRTLFVALFLLSAEVNSTPLIIRTGQVNKPFQVLAWGVFGFNRTSKSYDWGQDKFYKPQGFEPTTTVSADLLAALGLPAKLELGGVLPLAMKNRGDNSATGIGDLLVIGRYGLLQKGLLPIRGALSLAVSLPTGDKNSTPALGDGSTDFALGLAFNTANLPFVTGHLRGAYWLNGKSGSIKYGNMLEYMAGLDFAVLPGLTPQLALSGYNKGQSEVNGRKQPNSEESRMFLGLLLLWKPLPVLVIRPKVSVPVPGMNKGGTIADFYPGLDLWVTLP comes from the coding sequence ATGAGATGGTTCAGGACCCTGTTTGTGGCGCTCTTTCTTTTGAGCGCAGAGGTCAACTCAACGCCCTTGATAATCCGCACCGGTCAGGTAAACAAGCCTTTTCAGGTTCTTGCCTGGGGTGTCTTTGGGTTCAATCGGACGAGCAAAAGTTATGACTGGGGACAGGATAAGTTTTATAAACCTCAAGGGTTTGAGCCGACGACGACAGTTTCAGCGGACCTGCTTGCAGCATTGGGTCTGCCGGCAAAACTGGAGCTGGGTGGAGTTCTGCCCTTGGCGATGAAGAATAGGGGTGATAATAGCGCAACCGGTATCGGCGATTTGCTGGTGATTGGCAGGTACGGGCTGTTGCAGAAAGGGCTTTTGCCAATAAGGGGAGCGCTTTCACTTGCGGTTTCCCTGCCAACCGGTGATAAAAACAGCACACCAGCGCTTGGTGATGGCAGCACCGACTTTGCCCTCGGGCTGGCTTTTAATACCGCGAATCTGCCTTTTGTTACCGGTCATCTGCGCGGTGCCTACTGGCTCAACGGGAAAAGCGGTAGTATCAAGTACGGTAATATGCTGGAGTATATGGCAGGTTTGGATTTTGCGGTTCTGCCGGGTCTGACACCACAACTGGCATTGAGCGGATATAATAAGGGGCAGTCAGAAGTAAATGGCAGAAAGCAGCCGAACAGCGAAGAGAGCCGGATGTTTTTAGGGTTGCTTTTACTCTGGAAACCGTTGCCGGTTTTGGTGATTAGACCCAAGGTTTCAGTGCCGGTTCCGGGTATGAATAAAGGCGGCACAATTGCCGATTTTTATCCGGGGCTGGATCTGTGGGTAACATTGCCTTAA
- a CDS encoding FAD-binding oxidoreductase, which yields MPKKVKTLSKALLARLKEIIPSERIVTDREKLFDYSHDESPQKPAIPAAVVKPTDPEEISRLVQLCQEEKIPLTPRGLGTGLAGGSVPILGGIVISLELMNRIVEVDTENLMVRTQPGVITAQVQNACLEKGLYYPVDPASLDDCSIGGNVSTNAGGARAFKYGVTGDYVTGIQAVLADGAIIRYGGKLRKNATGYDLNKILIGSEGTLGIITEITLRLVPKPRHQVAVLIPFNSLRQGVELVLRLIQEKRLIPAVIEFMEKKGVTACNQIEPENLPFADAAVQVLVELEGNDREAVTEDALSLGEMAMALGALEPLIAQDASSQKRLWTARRSLAKTLKRVYPEVIAEDIVVPPARLPETVEFITKLEEESGLVIVPFGHIGDGNIHCDFCRTTPDRKTWHRTAQKGIDRLIDFVVGIGGQVSAEHGIGTLKKRLLKKGLGEAEINLMKRVKRALDPDNTLNPGKILP from the coding sequence TTGCCTAAAAAGGTTAAAACCCTCTCAAAGGCGCTCCTTGCCCGGCTCAAGGAAATAATTCCTTCTGAGCGCATCGTCACCGATAGGGAAAAACTGTTTGACTACAGCCACGACGAGAGCCCGCAAAAGCCCGCCATCCCCGCTGCGGTTGTCAAGCCAACTGACCCTGAGGAGATCTCCCGGCTGGTTCAACTTTGCCAGGAGGAAAAAATCCCTTTAACCCCGCGCGGACTCGGAACCGGTCTTGCCGGCGGTTCGGTGCCAATCTTGGGCGGTATCGTCATCTCCTTGGAACTGATGAACAGAATCGTTGAGGTTGATACCGAAAATCTGATGGTGCGCACCCAGCCTGGGGTGATTACCGCCCAGGTGCAAAATGCCTGTCTGGAAAAGGGGCTTTACTATCCGGTTGACCCTGCCTCGCTTGACGACTGCTCAATCGGTGGCAATGTCAGCACCAATGCGGGTGGCGCCCGGGCATTCAAATACGGTGTGACCGGCGACTATGTCACCGGGATTCAGGCGGTCCTTGCCGATGGCGCCATCATCCGTTATGGCGGCAAACTCCGTAAGAACGCCACCGGCTATGACCTGAACAAAATTTTGATTGGGTCTGAAGGCACGCTTGGCATCATCACTGAAATCACCCTGCGCCTTGTCCCTAAGCCACGCCACCAGGTGGCGGTTCTCATCCCGTTCAACTCGCTCAGGCAGGGGGTGGAACTGGTTCTGCGCCTAATTCAGGAGAAAAGGCTCATTCCCGCAGTCATTGAGTTTATGGAGAAAAAGGGGGTTACCGCCTGCAACCAGATAGAACCGGAAAACCTGCCCTTTGCCGATGCCGCAGTCCAGGTTCTGGTTGAGCTTGAGGGCAACGACCGCGAAGCGGTTACAGAGGATGCACTTTCCCTTGGTGAAATGGCAATGGCTCTTGGCGCGCTGGAACCATTAATCGCCCAGGACGCCTCCAGCCAGAAAAGGCTCTGGACCGCGCGGCGCTCCCTTGCCAAGACCTTAAAGCGGGTCTATCCTGAGGTGATTGCCGAGGACATCGTTGTTCCGCCCGCCCGTTTGCCAGAAACGGTTGAGTTCATCACCAAACTTGAAGAGGAGTCGGGATTGGTGATTGTCCCGTTTGGTCATATCGGGGACGGCAACATCCACTGCGATTTCTGCCGGACAACCCCAGACCGGAAAACCTGGCACAGAACCGCGCAAAAGGGAATTGACCGTCTGATTGACTTTGTTGTTGGTATCGGCGGTCAGGTTAGTGCTGAACACGGTATCGGCACACTCAAAAAGAGGCTCCTGAAAAAGGGGCTGGGTGAAGCCGAAATCAACCTGATGAAAAGGGTCAAGAGGGCGCTTGACCCGGACAACACCTTAAACCCTGGCAAAATCCTGCCCTGA